CCACTCAATAAATAAGTAGGGTCGTTTCATATTGTGTTTAATATGTCTTTCTATATAATATCTATTAAACTCAAAAATATATATGAATGTTAAATCTACAGAAAAAATGAAATCGAACTAATTATTGCCACAAACACAAACATTAACAAAAACACTTTATTCTCTTTATAAAAGAGAAATGCAATCATAATATAAAATGTAAATAAGAATACACCGATAATATTATTAGTCAAACTAATAACTCCTATAAAGGAACAAATAACAGATGATATTAATAAAATAGCAATAATAATTAATATAACTTCATGAATTTTCCAATCCTTTTTCATAATTTAAATCCTACTTTCTTTACAAATATCTTTGAGCATTTTCAAATGTAACTACTTTTGTTCGAATGAGTCAAAGTTTATCACAGAAATAATTGAAGATAAAACTATTAAAGATATTAAATATTTTTGATAGTTCATTATTTCCACTAAAACAAAAAAATAACCCTCTAACCATTACGGTTAAAGGGTTTTGAATTTGAAAGGAACTATTTTGCGTATTCTGTTAACGTTTCTTTATACTTCATAATACTTATTAAATGACGAGTTTCTACTATTTGGTTAATATTTCACATAAAAAACCCCATCACACAAAGTGACAGGGCAAGTAATGAAATAATTTAATAAATCAGTCTTTTATAATATTACATTATGTTTCTTTTCATAAGCTTTCATCTTTTCATAACTTTCTTCCTCTTTATCTAGAGTAACATGTAACTCATATATTTTATTCGTATGTTCATCTATGGAGAGATAAGTCTTTACATCAATCCCTGCAAAAACTTTTTTATAGATATCAATGATTTCCTTATCTGCATCTGTTACAGGTACATTCAGTATCTCAGAGTAAGGGTAATAAGGTTCGCTATTGAAATAATCATTTACTAAATCATGTAATACTCTATTACAATAGCTTGATTGATTACTTTGGAATTCAATAAAATGTTCTTCTGGATCAAATAATAAATCATATATCTTTTTATGTTTTAAAGCCTGATACAATTCATTTAAGCAATGATTTGTATCATTACTTATGCTCTCGACTCGTTCTTCTGCTTTTTCTTTTTTAACACCAAAAAAAGTGGTATGTTTTCCATTCAAATGTACATTATTAAAATAGTTTTGAAGCTCTTCTTTAAAATCGCCATATAAATCAGAACCGAAATTCACTTCATAATCATATAAATGAAAAAACATACAGTACCAATCTATATAAAATTCAAGATATCGTTTATTTTCCAAGTGTAAGCCCCCCTGCAGAACTTGTCACATTTCCTGCACCAGCTGTCGTAACGTATTGTACATTAGCTCGGAAGCCAAAGTATTTTTTCTTTCCTGTATGACTTACAGGTATTGTAATTCCCATTGATTTACCACTACCTTTAATTTTGGTTTTAGTCCACTTTTTACCTCCACCAGTTACTCTAGCATTTGCACTTTTAAAATTTTTTCTAAATGATGTTAAATGTAAAACTACTTTACCTTTAGTACTAGAGACTTTTTTAGATGCTCCTACCATAGATACTACGTTTACTCCACCTTTTGCTCTTGTTGAAATTTCGTTACTAGCAGTACTTTCATTCTCTACATAATCTGTCTTGTAAAATAAATCATTCTCATCAAAACCATTTTCCATAAAGAATTGTTGGCTTTCTATAGGTAACTCATCTAAACCTAACTCTTCTACTTGCTCTGTGGCTTCAACTTCATTATTTATTACACCAAAAATGCTGAATAATAAAATAAATGAAACACTAATCAAAATTAACTTTCGTAACATAAAAATCACCTCTGTATAAATTTGAAAATGTTTATAATTTTAATTTATGTATATTATGTTAACCTTATTCTTTAATTATTATATACATAATATAGACAAAAATCTATATAATTTACAAATATTTACAAAATTTCATAAATTAAAATAACTCTACCTAGTTTCCACTAAGTAGGGTTTTATAATATAGTATGTGACTTGGTAATCAAGTCTAGCAGTATATATATTACACTAAATTGTGTGACGGGTTTCTACCTAATTGTTACTTCCAATTAATAGTTCCCCAGTATTTTTCTTTCTTCATCTTCTCGTTCTTGTCCGTTATCTTACAAACTGGTGCGTAGAAGTAACCAGCTTTAGGATTAGTCGGATATATGAAACGTACCCACCAATAGCCATCTTTCTTAATCACTTGATCGAAATCAATCCAATCTTTCTTAGTGAAAAACTATGAGTTTTGACCTACAGTAGCACCTTTTAATCCTGGTTGTTTTCTTACAACAATACCATCTTTAGGCGCGTTAGGATAAAATCGACCTTTCCAATTCCATTTAGTTTTTGCTACTGGTTTTAGTTTCGGCTTGCTTACTGGTTTAGGCTTAGGCATTGGTTTAGGTTTAGCTTGTGGCCTAAGTTTATCATTACCAATTTCCCCGCCGTTAATGTCTTCTGCAATTGCCTTAGTGAACGATTGTAAGTTATTTTTAATGTAGTCCATATCTTTTTTACTTGTGATGAAACCTAGTTCTACTAATCTATAAGACAAGCCTAATTGTGAAGCGACTCTCGGATTACCTAAATTGTCACGTCCTATAATACCACGAATCACACCTACTGTATTAGCCAATGCATTTTGAATACCTTTATCAATGCTATCTGGATTAAATGTGTGCCAAATGATTGTATGACCATCACTAGAAGTTGATTCAGCAGCATCTAACAGTAACAAAAAATCTTTTTTAATATCCTATTATATTTATATTAGGATTAATAATTTAAGAACTATCCTCAGAAAACAGATTGTTTATAATAGCAAACTGTTCAGGAATTGTATTACGTGATATATCAGGATGATATTTAATATGATCTTCTAATTTATTAAGTAAATTAATATTATCTTTTTCCAAAGTATTAGCGTACTCATAATATATTCCTATTTGTTCGCTACAAATAACAAACTTTTTATGTTTATTCGATAGATATCTTCTTTTTCGTTTGTTGGCGCCCTATTACAACGCTTAGTCCTCGCAATGACTATTAGATATTATTTAAGTGCGGCTCATATCTTCGCTCGTTCTAGCTCTTAAACGCTCTAGTAGGAAGCAAACTGTGAACTGACTGGTCTATTATGTTCTCTGCTATTTCGTATTATTAAGTTAGTTGAATAAAACATATATCCCTTTACAACTATTAGTTGTTTTATAATTTTAAAAAAAAATTTCACTCAACATCAATTATTGAACCTATTTTCTTAGTTATGGCAACAGATGGTTGTTTTTTATTATTCTCAATCATATTGTAATATTGCCCTGTTATACCTAATAATTTTGACATATCCTTTTGATTAAGGTTTAAATTCTTTCTAATATCTTTTACAGAAGACAAAGTAATGGTTTGTTCACCCCTCCCTATTTTACAACTTATAGTTGTTATATATAACATAATACAACTTTTTGTTTATTTAGATAAAAATATACACCTTTTTGTTGTTTGTTATAATTAAACTAATAGTTTATATTTATTACATAGTAATATATGTTATTTTAGGAGTTGAAAATATGCCTAATAAAGATTTAGCGTCTAAATTAAGGTTTTATAGAAAGAGTAAAAAACTGACTCAAAAAGACGTAGCTGACCATCTAAATATAACTCCTCAAGCTTATCAACGTTATGAGTCTCAAACTAATACAAATGAGCCTAATATAGATAACTTAAAAAAGCTTAGCACTTTGTTTGATATTAATTTAAGTGAATTAATAGATGTAAAAGAAAATGATAAAGAAAAATTTTCATTAAAAGATGCAGAAGTATTAATGTTCTCTGATAAAGAAGGTTGGGATGAACTCCCAGAAGAACGCAAAAAAGAAATTATGAGAGAATTATCAGATCTTGCAGATTTTTATATCGAAAAAGATAAAAGAGCTAAAGGTAAGAAATAATATATAAGTATATAAGCTGACCTGCAGTTAGTTTATATTTTTTTAAACAAATTTTAGATTGTGTTAAATTAATAAACCGTATAGATATAATTTTTATAATAAGAAAGGCATTCGTTCTTAAAAATAATTTAAAAGGGGAATAAAAATGGAGAAATTTACTAAAGAACTTGAAGAACTGTCTACAAGAATTGTTAATTTGAAAGATAAGGTTAGTACTGAGGAAGCAACCAAAACTGCACTGATTTTACCTTTCTTTCAAAAATTAGGATATGATGTTTTTAATCCACTAGAATTCACACCAGAATATATAGCAGATGTTGGAATTAAAAAAGGTGAAAAAGTTGACTACGCTATTATGGATAGTGGAAATCCCACAATTTTAATTGAATGCAAGTCGGTAAATGAAAAGTTAACAAATCACGATTCTCAACTGTTCAGATATTATGGTACGAGCACATCTAAATTTGGTATTTTAACAAATGGTATTGAATATAGATTTTTCACTGATTTAGAAGAACCAAATAAAATGGATTCAAAACCATTTTTAGTATTTGATTTACTCAATTTAAAAGACAACCATGTTAAGGAAATATATAAGTTTACAAAAGAATTATTTGATATTGAAAACATTTCAAGCTCTGCTTATGAATTAAAATATGTGAATTTAATTAAAACTTACCTAACTCAAGAATTAGATAACCCTTCTGAAGAGTTTGTGAAGGTAATATTGAGTTCAGTATATGAAGGTGTAAAAACAAAGACTATTATTGATCGATTTAGTCCGACTGTTAGAAATACATTTAATTTACTAGTTAATGAAAAGGTTACTGACAAACTTAACGCTGCATTAAACAATAGTTCAGATAATAAAATTGAAGTTAAGAGTGTTGAAGTGACTAACGAGAATATTAAAAAAGAAGATTTAATAGTTACTACTCCAGAAGAGTTGGAAGCATATGCAATTATTAAAGTTATTTTATCTGACTCAATTGACACGGAAAGAGTTAATTATAGAGATAATAGAAGTTATTTTAACATTTTAATTGACGACAATATCAGAAAATGGTTAACAAGAATTTACTTCACAAAAAATAGAAATTATTTAATAATTAACGATGATGATAAAACTACTTTAGAATTTGCAACATCTATTGATATTTTAAAACACAAAGAAGTCCTTAATGATAGTATTCAAAAATTTATTTAAATAAAATGGAGATATATAAATGAAAAAACTTTTAATAGCAACAATAACTGGAACTCTATTATTAGGTGCGTGTGGCCAAAAAGAAGAAACATCATCTAAGGAAGATACTAAAGAAACAAAAAAAGAAGTTAAGAAAGAAGATTCTAAGAAGAAAGAAAAAGATACTGCTAAGAAATCAGAACCGAAAACAGAAGAACAAACTACTGAAGAAGTGACAACTAATGAACAACAGTCAACAGAAGAAATAAATACCAATGAAGAAACTATAAAAAATAAAAGTATAGATTATAACAATGTCACTGATCGAAATTCTTTAACTGAAATAATATATGGAAATTATACTGAATATCAAAAAATCCTAGCATACAATAGTGCAGTATCTAATGGTGTTATTGCTCAAGGAAATGTGTTAGAAGGACCAGCTAGTGCTGCTTATGAAAGCTCATTAAGAGTAGAAAGTGGTAAAGAAAAATCAATATATGATGAAGTACCAGAAACCGATGAAGAAGAATCTTATGATTATGAAGATAACGGCATATACCGAACTCCTAGTGAACAAGAAGCTCATGAAGATTGGGTAAACGGACAAGTTGAATGGAATAATGCGTCAGAATCTGAAAAAGAAGAAATTAGAAAAAAAGATGCCGAAGAATATGGATATGAGTATGATCCAGATGATTATGAAG
This portion of the Mammaliicoccus vitulinus genome encodes:
- a CDS encoding N-acetylmuramoyl-L-alanine amidase; translated protein: MLLLDAAESTSSDGHTIIWHTFNPDSIDKGIQNALANTVGVIRGIIGRDNLGNPRVASQLGLSYRLVELGFITSKKDMDYIKNNLQSFTKAIAEDINGGEIGNDKLRPQAKPKPMPKPKPVSKPKLKPVAKTKWNWKGRFYPNAPKDGIVVRKQPGLKGATVGQNS
- a CDS encoding helix-turn-helix transcriptional regulator encodes the protein MLYITTISCKIGRGEQTITLSSVKDIRKNLNLNQKDMSKLLGITGQYYNMIENNKKQPSVAITKKIGSIIDVE
- a CDS encoding helix-turn-helix domain-containing protein; the encoded protein is MPNKDLASKLRFYRKSKKLTQKDVADHLNITPQAYQRYESQTNTNEPNIDNLKKLSTLFDINLSELIDVKENDKEKFSLKDAEVLMFSDKEGWDELPEERKKEIMRELSDLADFYIEKDKRAKGKK
- a CDS encoding type I restriction endonuclease, which encodes MKMEKFTKELEELSTRIVNLKDKVSTEEATKTALILPFFQKLGYDVFNPLEFTPEYIADVGIKKGEKVDYAIMDSGNPTILIECKSVNEKLTNHDSQLFRYYGTSTSKFGILTNGIEYRFFTDLEEPNKMDSKPFLVFDLLNLKDNHVKEIYKFTKELFDIENISSSAYELKYVNLIKTYLTQELDNPSEEFVKVILSSVYEGVKTKTIIDRFSPTVRNTFNLLVNEKVTDKLNAALNNSSDNKIEVKSVEVTNENIKKEDLIVTTPEELEAYAIIKVILSDSIDTERVNYRDNRSYFNILIDDNIRKWLTRIYFTKNRNYLIINDDDKTTLEFATSIDILKHKEVLNDSIQKFI